From a single Candidatus Thorarchaeota archaeon genomic region:
- a CDS encoding FKBP-type peptidyl-prolyl cis-trans isomerase produces the protein MSEKEEKRETTPKKKTTKKTETKVKKGSLVYVDYVGRVKEDNEIFDLTIEEVAKKEGVYNERGRYEPMLVAVGHNWLLEAIEEELEGMKVGESKHIEVPPERAAGPRDPSKIKLFPKTKILKMGIRPIKGERVKIGNDEGVITLVTGRKVRVDFNSRLAGKTLVFDITVKGIVSDTKEKIMAIVKRRIPGIPDEMFNVSKSKGIVTVEMPELTRYIEGVQYAEIGIASDIIKIMDDVNEVKLVVVYKRKEETPPAPTE, from the coding sequence ATGTCTGAAAAAGAGGAAAAAAGAGAGACCACGCCCAAAAAGAAGACCACAAAGAAGACTGAAACAAAAGTCAAGAAAGGAAGTCTAGTCTATGTGGATTATGTGGGCAGAGTAAAAGAAGACAATGAGATATTTGACCTGACGATTGAAGAGGTCGCAAAGAAAGAGGGGGTCTACAATGAACGAGGCAGATACGAACCCATGCTCGTGGCGGTAGGTCATAATTGGCTCCTTGAGGCGATTGAAGAAGAACTCGAGGGTATGAAGGTGGGAGAGAGCAAGCATATTGAAGTCCCACCAGAGAGAGCGGCTGGTCCGCGAGATCCCAGTAAGATCAAACTATTTCCAAAGACCAAGATATTGAAGATGGGAATCCGACCAATAAAAGGCGAACGCGTCAAGATAGGAAATGATGAGGGAGTCATCACGCTAGTCACAGGAAGGAAGGTCAGAGTTGACTTTAACAGTCGTCTTGCTGGAAAGACTCTCGTCTTTGACATCACGGTCAAAGGAATAGTGAGCGATACAAAAGAGAAGATCATGGCCATAGTCAAGCGGCGCATTCCAGGAATCCCCGATGAGATGTTCAATGTTTCTAAATCAAAGGGCATTGTCACGGTTGAGATGCCCGAATTGACTCGATATATAGAAGGGGTACAGTATGCTGAGATTGGCATTGCGTCGGACATCATTAAGATAATGGACGATGTAAACGAGGTCAAACTTGTGGTGGTCTACAAACGGAAAGAAGAAACACCACCAGCACCAACCGAGTAG
- a CDS encoding methyltransferase gives MKQVVTKITAPEGVYPPSEDTFLLADAIDLTSDDSFLEVGCGSGYIAINASMITHNAIAIDVLLDAARTTKKNAQANGIDHLTILQSHLLSGLGTSAKFSVIAFNPPYLPQDEERSDLDGALIGGDTGVEITEEFICQAVPHLAEDGSLYIVVSTLSHVDRIEMLMRAMGLEVSVIKTQRLFYEEVRVIKGTKGHKETVL, from the coding sequence ATGAAACAGGTTGTGACAAAGATCACGGCGCCTGAGGGGGTCTATCCACCATCAGAAGACACCTTTCTATTAGCGGATGCCATAGATTTAACTTCAGATGATTCTTTTTTGGAAGTCGGATGCGGAAGTGGATATATTGCAATTAATGCGTCAATGATCACACACAATGCGATTGCAATTGATGTGCTTCTAGATGCTGCACGCACCACCAAGAAAAATGCACAGGCGAACGGAATTGATCATCTCACGATTCTTCAGAGCCACCTCTTGTCTGGACTTGGTACGAGTGCCAAATTTTCAGTCATAGCATTTAATCCACCATACCTTCCACAAGATGAAGAACGATCCGATTTGGACGGGGCCTTGATTGGTGGCGATACTGGTGTCGAGATAACTGAGGAGTTTATTTGCCAAGCTGTTCCGCATCTTGCAGAGGACGGGTCGCTGTATATAGTGGTTTCAACCTTATCTCACGTCGATCGTATTGAGATGCTTATGCGTGCAATGGGCTTAGAGGTGTCAGTCATTAAGACACAGAGGTTGTTTTACGAAGAGGTTCGAGTCATAAAGGGGACCAAGGGGCACAAGGAAACGGTTTTATGA
- the rsmA gene encoding 16S rRNA (adenine(1518)-N(6)/adenine(1519)-N(6))-dimethyltransferase RsmA, translated as MTLSWHDTTRMLESYGFIPKKRRGQTFLVDSRVAKSIVEAAKVTNKDHVLEIGGGVGALTEWLAPRAGRLTVIEIEPVLVQILRKRFGDHENVEIIKGDALTVPLPSVNKVVANLPYSISSEITFRLIREVEFEYAILMFQKEFADRLFAVLGTQTYSRLSIDVQYKMVVEKLLEVPASRFYPRPAVDSIVVRMKRRTEGPFAKDEQVFYWMVHGIYAYPNKILRKALRIWFKNMGAEKPLVETLIKTCGDVVDGSERLRALSMEVLVHLADCILELVEKKQLPDPRDDDK; from the coding sequence ATGACTCTGTCGTGGCATGATACCACACGCATGCTAGAGTCCTATGGTTTCATACCCAAGAAAAGGAGAGGACAGACCTTCCTTGTGGATTCACGTGTTGCAAAAAGCATTGTCGAGGCTGCAAAGGTCACAAACAAAGATCACGTTCTTGAGATTGGAGGTGGCGTGGGAGCCCTCACAGAATGGTTGGCGCCCAGAGCGGGTCGGCTAACAGTCATTGAGATAGAGCCAGTACTTGTACAAATTCTCCGAAAGCGTTTTGGTGACCATGAGAATGTTGAGATCATCAAAGGGGATGCACTTACAGTACCACTCCCCAGCGTGAACAAGGTTGTTGCAAATCTCCCGTACAGCATATCTTCGGAGATCACGTTTAGGTTGATTCGCGAAGTGGAGTTTGAGTATGCCATTCTGATGTTTCAGAAAGAGTTCGCAGACCGATTATTTGCAGTCCTAGGAACGCAGACCTACTCGCGCCTCTCAATCGATGTCCAATACAAGATGGTCGTAGAAAAGCTCTTGGAGGTTCCTGCCAGCAGATTCTATCCAAGGCCAGCGGTGGACTCGATTGTAGTAAGAATGAAACGAAGAACCGAGGGGCCTTTTGCAAAGGATGAACAAGTATTCTACTGGATGGTTCATGGAATCTATGCGTATCCAAATAAAATCCTTAGAAAGGCATTACGTATCTGGTTCAAAAACATGGGAGCGGAGAAACCTCTTGTAGAAACGCTCATCAAAACATGTGGAGATGTAGTTGATGGCTCCGAACGTCTTCGGGCGCTATCAATGGAGGTGCTTGTGCATCTTGCCGATTGCATTCTAGAACTTGTGGAGAAGAAACAATTACCAGATCCACGAGATGATGACAAATGA
- a CDS encoding DUF655 domain-containing protein, which translates to MDGTQRRMHESHAYILAVIPPKVYLRDTRPRGITVAQAVGESYFTLLEVVPNRGANLRPHERVSLDRSARNRIERVSRRLRYEDLTPESTAELPLVVEMIVTKHESKFVQFFNEAPPITTRKHSLQLLPGIGQTLMWALLEERKKEPFRNFEDISDRTKLQNPKKVVTARIIQELQGDVKRWLFVRPPPQEEERIERTRYR; encoded by the coding sequence ATGGATGGAACTCAACGACGCATGCACGAGAGTCACGCATATATCCTCGCAGTCATTCCGCCGAAGGTATATTTGAGAGATACAAGGCCACGTGGGATTACAGTCGCTCAAGCTGTAGGTGAGTCGTATTTTACACTCCTAGAGGTCGTACCAAATCGAGGAGCCAATCTGAGACCTCACGAACGAGTATCACTTGACAGATCAGCACGGAACAGGATTGAACGTGTGAGCCGTAGACTAAGATATGAAGATCTTACTCCAGAAAGCACTGCTGAATTGCCGTTAGTAGTTGAGATGATAGTCACCAAACATGAGAGCAAGTTCGTTCAATTCTTTAACGAGGCCCCACCGATAACAACCCGTAAACACTCACTTCAATTATTGCCAGGCATTGGCCAAACGCTGATGTGGGCTTTACTCGAGGAGAGGAAAAAGGAACCATTCAGGAATTTTGAGGACATCTCTGATCGCACCAAACTTCAAAATCCCAAGAAGGTAGTCACTGCAAGAATCATTCAGGAACTGCAGGGCGATGTTAAACGATGGCTGTTTGTGAGACCACCCCCTCAAGAAGAGGAACGAATTGAAAGAACCAGATATAGGTGA
- a CDS encoding RNA polymerase Rpb4 family protein: MPKEIVSQEEIPLPQVKKILSKRSKEGDLSFQQSITLEHAAAFSKMAPAVAAKLVTRLMTKFELNRGIAVQIVNIAPTTEEELKVILGSQASKFSDEKIIEIIDMVMKARS, from the coding sequence ATGCCAAAAGAGATCGTTAGTCAAGAGGAGATACCCCTCCCTCAAGTGAAGAAGATACTCAGTAAGCGATCAAAAGAGGGAGACCTGTCATTTCAACAGTCAATAACATTGGAACACGCAGCTGCTTTTTCGAAGATGGCGCCAGCAGTAGCAGCAAAGCTCGTCACTCGACTGATGACCAAGTTTGAGTTGAACCGGGGCATTGCTGTGCAGATCGTAAATATCGCGCCAACTACCGAAGAAGAGCTTAAGGTCATTCTTGGATCACAGGCGAGCAAATTCTCAGATGAAAAGATCATCGAGATCATTGATATGGTCATGAAGGCCCGCTCTTGA
- a CDS encoding 50S ribosomal protein L21e, translating into MVKKSHGYRARTRSLMSKKVRKRGISPLSTVLRDYEVGQRVDIVIDPAFHKGMPHKRYHGRTGVVVGKRGRGIVINVTLGKAVKELIIRPEHLRPSRG; encoded by the coding sequence ATGGTCAAAAAGAGTCATGGATACCGCGCAAGAACACGAAGTTTGATGTCCAAAAAGGTTCGGAAACGTGGCATCAGCCCATTGAGCACGGTCCTACGAGACTATGAAGTTGGCCAGCGTGTCGATATTGTTATTGATCCAGCATTCCACAAGGGCATGCCACACAAGAGATACCATGGCCGAACTGGGGTTGTCGTGGGCAAGAGAGGTAGAGGCATTGTTATCAATGTCACTCTGGGTAAAGCAGTCAAAGAACTGATTATCAGACCAGAACACCTTCGTCCAAGTAGGGGCTGA
- a CDS encoding tRNA pseudouridine(54/55) synthase Pus10 → MSSDQSHNVVETARKIIEDGPVCDRCLGRQFGWLSTSSSNLERGRSIKLLLSMQADYDIKSGNVDQGKSLIALLASNGMFEPAEKLAEKNAITFDHKTECRLCSIDGTSVFERIPNIVERAIEKIRDIEYNNILIGCKVDPRLVDVEDELRAKFNILYGESLKSDFNRELGKQILARIGKDVEFKRPDLVIGYNMAKDSIWLQISPIFIYGRYRKLKRGIPQSRWDCKACHGKGCELCGWTGRKYPDSISEYIGIPMKEAAKGTKFKLHAAGREDIDVLMLGEGRPFVVEVSEPKIRTLDLDALAREVNERAEGKVEIHLLKMTRREVSQLLQERASQNVKEYEALIRTDEPVDENTLRQLEEKFRDITIEQRTPTRVAHRRADKIRIKRIYEVRLEKIDETTIKGNFRVQGGTYVKELVSGDEGRTRPSITELLGSKAVCIELNVTAIYEVEPDHNP, encoded by the coding sequence ATGTCTTCAGACCAATCACACAATGTTGTTGAGACCGCCAGAAAGATAATTGAAGATGGGCCAGTATGCGATCGCTGCCTTGGCCGCCAATTCGGATGGCTTAGTACCAGTAGCTCAAACTTGGAACGAGGAAGATCAATCAAACTTCTGCTCTCAATGCAGGCGGATTATGACATCAAATCTGGAAACGTGGACCAAGGAAAGAGTCTGATAGCCCTCCTAGCAAGTAATGGGATGTTTGAACCTGCGGAAAAGCTTGCTGAAAAGAATGCAATTACGTTCGACCATAAAACGGAGTGTCGGCTTTGCTCAATAGACGGTACAAGTGTCTTTGAGAGAATTCCAAATATAGTTGAGCGCGCAATAGAAAAGATTCGGGATATTGAGTACAATAACATTCTGATAGGATGCAAGGTGGATCCAAGGCTTGTAGATGTGGAAGATGAATTACGAGCCAAGTTCAATATTCTATATGGAGAGTCACTCAAATCCGACTTTAATCGAGAACTTGGAAAACAAATACTTGCACGCATAGGAAAAGATGTCGAGTTTAAGCGCCCAGATCTGGTGATCGGGTACAATATGGCCAAAGATAGTATTTGGCTTCAGATCAGCCCAATTTTCATCTACGGGAGATATCGCAAACTAAAGAGAGGAATACCACAGAGCAGATGGGACTGCAAGGCATGCCACGGCAAAGGTTGTGAACTCTGTGGATGGACAGGACGAAAATATCCGGACTCTATTTCTGAGTACATAGGCATCCCCATGAAAGAAGCAGCAAAGGGCACCAAGTTCAAACTCCATGCAGCGGGGCGAGAAGACATCGATGTGCTTATGCTGGGAGAAGGCAGGCCGTTTGTTGTAGAGGTCTCAGAACCGAAGATCCGCACGTTGGATCTTGATGCCTTAGCACGCGAGGTAAACGAACGCGCAGAGGGAAAGGTAGAGATCCATTTACTCAAGATGACAAGAAGAGAAGTGAGTCAGCTTCTCCAAGAACGTGCATCTCAGAATGTAAAAGAGTATGAGGCATTGATCAGAACAGATGAACCAGTTGACGAGAACACACTCCGACAGCTAGAAGAAAAGTTCAGAGATATCACAATTGAACAACGCACCCCTACAAGAGTAGCTCATCGACGTGCCGATAAAATCCGTATCAAACGCATATACGAGGTACGATTAGAAAAAATCGATGAGACGACGATCAAGGGGAACTTTCGAGTACAAGGAGGAACGTATGTCAAGGAACTGGTATCGGGTGATGAGGGCCGGACACGCCCATCTATTACAGAACTATTAGGCTCAAAAGCCGTATGTATAGAACTTAATGTCACGGCCATCTACGAGGTAGAACCAGACCATAATCCTTAA
- a CDS encoding NAD(P)/FAD-dependent oxidoreductase translates to MSPDIAIIGAGPAGLLAAREAALQGVDVLVLEEHEEVGVPDHCAGLLSVTGLASLGLKPPSHVIQNHVRGAVIYAPSGHSIHIERGKREALVIDRRAFDRWLAERAINSGVEVRTGVRVTEVIHKQYVEGVRIGKDRTDLKASVVIDGEGSRCVISKSVGLPGVPRKSMRPAYQFEVRGTNIHEDLVEMFYGNQIAPGFFAWIIPLGEGRARVGLAARDRSKIRLQAAMKHHPIIRERLQDATIERGFGGIVLVGLPVKRTYTTGLMVVGDAAGMVKATTGGGVIIGGAIAQIAGVVGAEALKREDVSQQMLEKYERAWQARYSRDLKAMYLTQQVIGALSDKGLDLLISNAAELGLLDTVKRAGDMDMQGEVILKLLRRPATALAGLNVIRHLNLIHL, encoded by the coding sequence TTGAGTCCGGACATTGCGATAATCGGTGCAGGCCCAGCAGGGCTTCTTGCAGCACGAGAAGCTGCACTTCAGGGGGTTGATGTTCTGGTATTAGAGGAACATGAAGAGGTGGGAGTTCCTGATCATTGCGCAGGGCTATTGAGTGTCACAGGTCTTGCATCATTGGGATTGAAACCGCCAAGCCATGTGATACAGAATCATGTCAGGGGAGCTGTGATTTACGCCCCTTCAGGTCACTCGATTCATATCGAGAGAGGAAAACGAGAGGCACTTGTTATCGATAGACGGGCGTTTGATCGATGGTTGGCAGAGAGAGCGATCAATTCGGGTGTTGAGGTTCGAACAGGAGTCAGGGTCACAGAGGTAATCCATAAGCAATATGTTGAGGGAGTCCGGATAGGCAAGGATCGAACCGATCTAAAAGCATCAGTAGTAATAGACGGTGAAGGTAGCCGATGTGTCATATCAAAGAGTGTTGGATTACCGGGAGTCCCACGGAAAAGCATGAGACCTGCTTACCAGTTTGAGGTAAGAGGAACAAATATTCATGAAGACCTCGTAGAGATGTTTTATGGCAATCAGATTGCACCAGGATTTTTTGCATGGATCATCCCCTTAGGGGAGGGGCGGGCGAGAGTCGGGCTTGCAGCACGGGATAGATCAAAAATACGGCTTCAGGCGGCGATGAAACATCATCCAATTATTAGAGAACGGCTTCAAGATGCCACAATTGAACGGGGATTTGGAGGAATCGTACTTGTCGGATTGCCTGTCAAACGAACATACACAACAGGTCTCATGGTTGTTGGTGACGCCGCAGGAATGGTGAAAGCAACAACGGGAGGAGGTGTGATAATAGGAGGGGCAATCGCACAGATCGCAGGGGTGGTTGGAGCAGAGGCTCTCAAGAGAGAAGATGTGTCGCAACAGATGCTCGAAAAGTATGAGCGCGCATGGCAGGCACGTTATTCACGGGACCTCAAGGCAATGTATCTGACTCAACAAGTCATAGGGGCTCTCAGCGATAAGGGGCTTGATCTATTAATCAGTAATGCTGCTGAATTAGGACTGCTTGATACGGTCAAGAGAGCGGGAGACATGGATATGCAGGGAGAAGTCATCCTAAAACTGCTAAGAAGGCCTGCAACGGCCCTTGCGGGTCTCAATGTCATCCGTCATCTCAATCTTATTCACCTGTGA
- the pth2 gene encoding peptidyl-tRNA hydrolase Pth2 — protein sequence MSGPQFRYKQVIAVRTDLGMSKGKIAVQVAHGAVSAAERTRVTHQDVWRAWLREGQKKVAVKVGSEEELLELRRLAVVHRIPHALIRDAGLTELSPGTMTVIGIGPAQGELIDKVTGSLKLL from the coding sequence ATGAGCGGCCCTCAGTTCCGATACAAGCAAGTCATAGCAGTTCGTACCGATCTTGGGATGAGTAAAGGCAAGATCGCTGTGCAGGTGGCCCATGGTGCAGTCAGTGCTGCTGAACGCACACGTGTCACGCATCAGGATGTGTGGCGTGCTTGGCTACGGGAGGGCCAGAAAAAGGTCGCAGTCAAGGTGGGATCTGAGGAGGAACTGCTGGAGCTCAGGAGGCTTGCAGTCGTTCATCGAATACCCCATGCTCTCATTCGGGATGCCGGATTGACAGAACTATCTCCTGGGACCATGACTGTCATCGGCATAGGTCCTGCACAGGGAGAGTTGATCGACAAGGTGACAGGCAGTCTCAAACTCTTATGA
- the truD gene encoding tRNA pseudouridine(13) synthase TruD: protein MREAHPLEQQFGIEYYSTDFDGIGGRIKQRYEDFIVEEITPEREVLHVQPWQRQSSEESLSPPSGKRLRFATFVVQKIGLSTMDVATILAAELRIPHKYVSYAGLKDKRAITVQAMSVPSQSIERLLDLRLARINIRDPQYTRRSVQIGDLWGNRFTIRLRDADVDCELAHDLMQKIGATPLLNYFGVQRFGVIRPYTHLVGKALLKDDFENAVRIILTTRSEYDPAPLTEARVRLAEELIPTDEIISQFPEDLRYERVVLRQLIKTPHDYKKAFAQIPVRVQTLFVHAYQSYLFNRLISRRAAKGEPITVPEVGDFLIQLDSPHTGRDSWIFVTERTIDEYRKEVSAGHYGLAAPVPGYSTKIPPSWQTDLLLDLLKEENISLMDFRNPRSRALDSAGGLHLISIRPLDLSLDCVENDLVASFSLRKGSYATVVMREIMKNHPINRI from the coding sequence ATGCGAGAAGCACATCCGCTTGAACAGCAGTTTGGAATAGAGTACTATTCCACCGATTTTGATGGTATTGGTGGGCGGATTAAGCAGCGTTATGAAGACTTTATTGTTGAAGAGATCACGCCTGAGAGAGAAGTGCTTCACGTACAACCTTGGCAGCGTCAGTCTTCCGAAGAATCGCTCTCTCCGCCAAGTGGGAAGCGATTGAGATTTGCGACCTTTGTCGTTCAGAAGATTGGCCTCTCTACAATGGATGTTGCAACAATTCTCGCTGCTGAGCTACGAATCCCTCACAAATATGTGTCCTATGCAGGTCTCAAAGATAAACGTGCTATCACAGTTCAGGCGATGTCTGTGCCTTCTCAATCAATTGAGAGGCTGCTTGATCTAAGGCTTGCAAGAATCAATATTCGTGACCCTCAATACACGCGGCGTTCAGTTCAAATCGGCGATCTCTGGGGCAATCGCTTCACTATTCGTTTGCGAGATGCTGATGTTGATTGTGAACTTGCACATGATCTGATGCAGAAAATTGGTGCCACTCCTCTGTTGAATTATTTTGGTGTCCAGCGATTTGGTGTAATTCGCCCCTACACACATCTCGTGGGTAAAGCGTTGCTCAAAGATGATTTTGAGAATGCAGTTCGAATAATCTTGACGACACGTAGTGAATATGATCCTGCGCCTCTTACCGAGGCTCGTGTTCGATTGGCCGAAGAATTGATTCCGACCGATGAGATCATCTCTCAATTCCCAGAAGATTTGCGTTACGAGCGTGTTGTTCTGCGTCAGTTGATCAAGACCCCCCATGATTACAAAAAGGCCTTTGCGCAAATTCCTGTACGTGTGCAGACTCTATTCGTTCATGCCTATCAATCCTACTTGTTTAACCGTTTGATAAGCAGACGTGCAGCTAAAGGTGAACCGATAACAGTACCTGAAGTGGGTGACTTTCTAATCCAGCTTGATTCGCCTCACACTGGTCGGGACTCTTGGATTTTTGTCACCGAGCGAACTATCGATGAATACCGTAAGGAAGTAAGTGCTGGCCATTACGGTCTTGCTGCACCAGTTCCGGGCTACTCGACGAAAATACCTCCCTCATGGCAGACTGATCTATTACTTGACCTTCTCAAAGAAGAAAATATCTCACTCATGGATTTCCGGAATCCTCGGAGTCGGGCGTTGGACTCTGCTGGTGGACTGCATCTCATCTCTATTCGTCCTCTTGACTTGTCTTTGGACTGTGTGGAGAACGATCTTGTTGCAAGCTTCTCTCTGCGTAAAGGATCTTATGCCACAGTCGTCATGAGAGAAATAATGAAGAACCATCCTATCAATCGCATATAG
- the albA gene encoding DNA-binding protein Alba yields MTEEKLGSHAEGSNAESTILVGSKNVMSYVLACKTLFDKGAQEVVIRARGRLISRAVDVAEITRNRFMPDLIVKDITIGTTTVQTDKGSELNVSTIDIVLARQ; encoded by the coding sequence GTGACGGAGGAGAAACTTGGGAGCCATGCCGAAGGCTCTAACGCTGAGTCGACCATCCTAGTCGGTTCTAAAAATGTCATGTCGTATGTCTTGGCATGCAAGACATTGTTCGATAAAGGTGCTCAAGAGGTCGTTATTCGAGCACGTGGACGCCTCATCAGTCGTGCGGTCGACGTCGCTGAGATTACAAGGAACAGATTCATGCCAGATCTCATCGTAAAAGACATTACAATTGGAACAACAACTGTGCAGACCGACAAGGGGAGCGAACTCAACGTTTCAACTATCGACATAGTGCTCGCCAGACAGTAA
- a CDS encoding MBL fold metallo-hydrolase produces the protein MTQLTFLGSCREIGRSGFLVEHENESFLVDYGTKFQDPPSFPRMISTEGLQGIALTHAHLDHSGGIPRILTEDPDLSLFCTPATRDLSVLLIRDMYNISHGRMPFARTDISLVRKQCEATRYEETVPLGRSFEMTLFNAGHIPGSAMVSLRVDGKRILFTGDFNAIESQLNPGARNNLPKHDVVITESTYARRINPPREKIEQDLVHTIELTMERDGTVLIPAFAVGRSQEIMCILERYGLTKKYPVYVDGMARKVNDILTRHPEYIMSPHTFERAVQRVQVIQEHRDRVRAVRNGGIIISPAGMLKGGASHLYFKMVHDNPRNSIVLVSFQIPGTPGAELLAHHKVTVGKRTFKVEADVFYHHLSSHSDSEGLLSHLLKIPGDPLFYIVHGESESCDVLAEKLQEHGRKAVVPEVDESFEV, from the coding sequence ATGACACAATTGACCTTCTTAGGATCTTGCCGCGAGATTGGCCGGTCCGGCTTCTTAGTTGAACACGAAAATGAGAGTTTCTTAGTTGATTATGGGACCAAGTTTCAAGATCCTCCCTCTTTCCCACGAATGATATCTACTGAAGGTCTTCAGGGCATTGCTCTTACTCATGCCCATTTGGATCACTCTGGTGGTATCCCCCGAATTTTGACTGAGGACCCTGATCTCTCGCTCTTTTGTACGCCCGCAACTCGAGATCTCTCTGTCCTTTTGATTCGTGATATGTACAATATATCACATGGCCGAATGCCCTTTGCGCGGACCGACATTAGTCTGGTTCGAAAACAGTGCGAGGCAACGAGATACGAGGAAACGGTTCCCTTAGGTCGCTCTTTCGAGATGACTCTATTCAATGCAGGCCATATCCCTGGCAGTGCAATGGTGTCGTTACGGGTCGATGGCAAGCGTATATTATTTACTGGTGACTTTAATGCAATCGAGTCACAGCTGAATCCTGGTGCTCGAAATAATCTTCCAAAACATGATGTTGTTATCACGGAGAGCACCTACGCTCGCAGAATTAATCCGCCTCGTGAGAAGATTGAGCAAGATCTTGTCCATACGATTGAGCTGACCATGGAACGCGATGGGACAGTGTTGATTCCCGCATTTGCAGTCGGCCGAAGCCAAGAGATCATGTGCATTCTTGAGCGATACGGCTTGACAAAGAAATATCCAGTCTATGTGGACGGCATGGCACGAAAGGTCAATGACATTTTGACCCGTCACCCCGAATACATAATGTCCCCTCATACTTTTGAGCGGGCTGTTCAGCGAGTTCAAGTTATTCAAGAACACCGCGATAGGGTTCGCGCTGTACGTAATGGTGGTATCATTATCTCACCTGCGGGAATGTTGAAGGGTGGTGCATCTCACCTCTACTTCAAGATGGTCCATGACAATCCTCGAAACTCAATTGTCTTGGTAAGCTTTCAGATACCTGGGACCCCTGGTGCCGAGCTTCTTGCGCATCATAAGGTGACGGTTGGAAAGAGAACCTTCAAGGTCGAGGCTGATGTGTTCTATCACCATCTCAGTAGTCATTCTGACTCAGAGGGGTTGTTGAGTCATCTTCTCAAAATTCCTGGTGATCCCCTCTTCTATATTGTACACGGGGAATCAGAATCGTGTGATGTTCTTGCTGAGAAACTCCAAGAACATGGGCGAAAAGCAGTGGTGCCTGAAGTTGATGAGTCCTTTGAGGTCTAA
- a CDS encoding 60S ribosomal protein L38, whose translation MPKQIYDTEKFLEMSEDAVECRVKRGSDKVKLKLRTKRYLYTLIVDPQEAETILQRIKCQVVEARPTKEEA comes from the coding sequence ATGCCGAAACAGATCTACGATACCGAAAAGTTCCTCGAGATGTCTGAGGATGCAGTGGAATGCCGCGTGAAGAGAGGCAGTGATAAGGTCAAACTAAAGCTTCGAACGAAGCGCTATCTCTACACGCTGATAGTTGACCCACAAGAGGCAGAAACGATCCTTCAACGCATCAAGTGCCAAGTTGTTGAGGCCCGACCTACAAAGGAAGAGGCTTAG
- a CDS encoding 50S ribosomal protein L40e: MPVADIEKRRLAQHYLLYKSVCRYCGATNPLKAKKCRKCKTKDLRPKRRSKK; encoded by the coding sequence ATGCCAGTTGCGGATATCGAGAAAAGAAGACTCGCACAGCACTATTTGCTCTACAAGTCAGTATGCCGATACTGCGGTGCCACAAATCCGCTTAAAGCAAAGAAATGCAGAAAATGCAAGACAAAAGACCTCAGGCCAAAGAGACGTTCAAAGAAGTGA